The genomic region TGTTTCTCGATCGACCCGCCCGCCGCCTCCGCTAGCGCGGTCCTCGAAGTGCGGCGGCGATCCGTTCGGGAGTGAGCGGCATGTCGAGGTGGCGGACCCCGAGATGGCTGAGCGCGTCCACGACCGCGTTCACCACCGCGGGGGTGGAGCCGATCGTGGCGGCTTCGCCGATGCCCTTCGCCCCCAGCGGGTTCCTCGGCGTGGGGGTCACCGACACCCCCCGTTCCATCCGCGGAACCAGATGGGCCTGCGGGATTCCGTACTCCGAGAGCGTTCGGGTGAGCAGGGTTCCGTGTTCGTCGTAGCTCACCGCCTCCAGCAACGCCTGGCTGGCCCCCTGGACGATCCCGCCGTGGACCTGACCGTCCACGAGGAGCGGGTTGATCACCCGGCCGCAGTCGTCAACCGCCACGTACCGGACGATCCGGACCTGCCCGGTCTCGCGGTCGATCTCGACGACGCAGAGGTGGCTGCCGAACGGGAACGTCGTGCCCTGGGATTTGAACCGGCTCGTCGCCTCAAGCCCCGGTGCCTGCCCCTCCGGGAGATGACTGGCGTCGTAGGCAGCCACCGCCACCTCCGCGATCGAGATCGCGCGCCCCGGCGTTCCGCGCACCGTGACCCGAGCGTCGGCCAGGGACAGGTCCGCAGGCGAGGCCTCGAGGAGGTTCGCGGCGACCCCCAGGATCTGGGTGCGGACGTCCTGTGCCGCCAGGTAGACGGCGGATCCCCCCAGCGACATGCTGCGGCTCCCGCTCGTCCCGCCCCCGTACTGGACCAGGAGTGTGTCCCCGAACACGACGGAGATGTCCTCGATGGGGATCGTCAGGGTGTCGGCGACGATCTGCGCGAACCCGGTGGCGTCTCCCTGCCCGTGCGGGGACGTTCCGGTGACCACCGTCGCGGTGGCATCCTTGTTGACCCGCACCGTGCCGAGCTCCCACGGACCGAAGCCGCAGATCTCCACGTAGCTGGAGAGGCCGATGCCGACGATCTTTCCGCCGCGTCGTGCGGTTTCTTGGTGGGCGCGCAGCGCGGGGTAGTCCGCCAGCCGCACGACCTCATCGAGGGGCTTCGCATAGTCGCCCGAGTCGTACTCCGCCCCGCTGGCCGCTTTGAATGGGAACCGGGACGGCCGGATGAAATTCCGCCGGCGCACCTCCACCGGGTCGACGCCCGCTTCGTCGGCCACCAGGTCCATCACCCGCTCCAGATAGTAGGTGGCCTCCGGCCGGCCGGCGCCCCGGTAGGCGCCGGTGGGGCAGGTGTTGGTGTAGAGGGCGATGAGTTCACAGCGCAGCGCCGGGATGTCGTACGGACCCTGGATCATCAGAGGGGTGAGGGTCGGGACGATCGCCGTCGTGTAAACCAAATAGGCGCCGAGATCGGCGATGACGCGCGACCGCATCCCGCGGATGCGTCCGTCCTTTTCCGCGGCCACCTCGACCTCGATGACCTGGCCGCGGCCGTGGGTGGTGGTCAGGAGGTTTTCCTGGCGGGTCTCCACCCATTTCACCGGGCGGTGCAGCCGCTGAGCGAGGTGCGAGACCACGACGTCTTCCGGATAGGTATTGAGCTTGGCGCCGAAGCCGCCCCCAACGTCCGGGGTGATCACCCGGATCCGCCGGGCCTCCAGACCGAGGACCTGGCTCAGCCCATCGCGGATCGAGTGCGCTTCCTGCGTCGAGGTCCAGACCGTGAGGAGGCCCTGCCCTTGGCTGCCGTCGTACATCGCCAGGGTGCCTCGGGGCTCCAGCGACACGGGAGCCACCCGCTGGTTGACCATGCGCTGGCGCACGGTCACGGGCGCGTTACGGAACGCGGCGTCGAGGTCGCCCTGCTCGACCGTGTTCGTGTAGGCGACGTTGGTGTCCCACCCGGCGTGGGCAAACGGTCCCCCGGCGGCCGCCCGTTCAAGATCCACGGCGGCGGGAAGGGGATCGTAGTCGATCTTCACCAGGTCCGCGGCGTCCCGTGCGATGTCGGCGGCCTCGGCGACGATCACGGCCACCGGCTCGCCGGCGTACCGGACTTCACCGACGGCGAGCGGGAGGTGATCGGCGCTGCGCATTCCTCGGACCGGGATCACCGGGAGCGGTTTCTGGATCTCCGGGACGTCCGCAGCGGCGAGCGCGGCGACCACCCCGGGGTACGCCCGGGCCGCGTGGAGATCGAGCGCGCGAATCCGGGCATGCCCGTAAGGGCTCCGCACGAAGACGGCGTGCAGCAGGCCGGCGATCTGGAGATCGTCGAGGAAGGCGCCCTCACCGCGGATGAGCTTGGGGTCCTCGATGCGCTTCACCCGGGCGCCGACGTAGCGGGATACGGCCATAGGTTACACCGTCCTGGCGATGATGTGGTGGGACGGACAGGTCTTCGACCGGCTTGGAGGCCGCCCCTGCCGTGGAGCGGCGCAAAGGCTCACCGCGAACGCGGGGAGCGCGGCGGGACGGGGACGACCCGGTCGGTTACTGGGGGGTGCCGGAGGGCTCTAGGCTGAGCGGAAGCCAGGCCTCGACGATCGTGCCGCCCTCTTGTCCAGGGCGCGCATCGAAGCGGCCGCCGAGTTCACGGATGCGGGCGCGGAGAAGGCGCAGGCCCATCCGCGTCCCATTTGGATCGGGGTCGGGGGCCGAGGGAGGCCGGTGCCCCCCGTCGTCGCTGAGGGTCAGCAGCATGCCGCCATCGTGCGGGTGGCAGCTGATGGAGACCTGGGTCGCGTCCCCGTGCTTCCAAGCGTTGACGATCCCCTCGCCGACGACATGCGCCGCGGCATCAAGTGCCTCCTCAGAAAACTGCGCCGGATCCTCCGCCTCGTCCGACAGCGCAATGTGAACACGCACCCCCGTCATCTTGCTCCAGCGTTCCCCCGCTTGGCGCATCCGGCTGCCCAGCGAATCGGGTCCCGGCCGCACCCGGTCCGCCAGCACCTCGCGCATCGCCCGGATCACCTGGCCGGTGAGGGCGATCGCTTCGTCGAGTGCTTCCGCCGCGCGGGGATCGCCGACGAACTGCCGGCTCGCCCGGAGTCGGATCTTGGCGGCCGTGGCCGCCTGCAGGGGTCCGTCGTGGAGGATCTCGATGAGACGGCGCCGCTCGACGGCGTGAGCTTCGTCGCGCAACCAGCGGAAACACAGTCGAGCGGCGACCCGCGGCATGAGTGCGGTGAGGCCGGGGATGACCCGGTCCATGACCCGACGATCGTTCGTCGTCACGATAATCTGCGCGGCGGACATCTTTCCCAGACGAAGGTTGCCCCGGGCCTCGCCCTTCGTCCCGTCGCGCCCGGCGGAAACCGCAGCGGCCGTCGAGGGATCCGCTTTGAAAAACTCATCCCGCTCGCCGGCCGGGAGGTTGAGCCAGTGGCCGACGACCCGCCGCCAGTTCGGCGCCAATTTGATCACGCAGCGATCGGCCCCGGTTGCGTGAAGGAACGCGGTCCGCAGATCGTGCAGATCATCGTCCGGGCCGGCGGCGGCATCCACCTGCACGGGCGCGGCCGGCCGCGGCTGCTCCCGGAGGCCGGCGATCCCCATCCCGGCGTCCCACGGCTCGCTCGGACGCACCGCTTCTCCGCTCGACGGGGTCATCCGTCGGCGCTTGGGGGTCCGCCCCACGCGACCCCGCGGCACCCCGCCCGCACCGCTACTTTCCGCGAGTCCCATCGGCCGTCGGGAGAGGTATGTCGTTTAGGGTCATCCGAACCGGGATGTCATATCGGGTGCGGGTGTGGAGGCTCAAATGCGTCTGGGTGATCCGTCGTTCTGTCAAGGCGCTTCTTCCCTCGAATGCTGCGGCTCGACCCGCCGCCGACCGGACGCGATGGCTCATCAGGGACCCCGGAAGCTTCCCCGTTCTCCTTTAAATGGTGCCCCGAATCGACCGGCCGCAGACCGGGGGACCGAGCCGCCCGGCGGCCGGTCATGTGTTCGACACGGAGAATCCATCCGTTCGGGGGGTGGCAAGGGATCGGCCAAAACCGGATGATATCCTTGGCGTATGGTACGTGTGCAGCTCCAAGGAATTCCGGCTCCACGACCCCGGACACGCGGCGGGAGCGGACCGGCATGAGCGATACGCCGACGACCGTTCGGGACCTCATGGCGCCGGCGCCCGATCCGATCCGCGTTTCGACGACGGTGGGAGCGGCGATCGACCTGATCCGAGCGGGCAGCCTGGCCGGCCTCCCGGTGGTGGAAGGCGATCGCGTCGTTGGGTTTGTTACCCCTGTCCAGTTGCTCCGCCAGCCGCTCTACCGGATGGTGGCGGAGATCATGATCACCGACCTGACGCCCGCCACCCCAGAACTGCCCCTGTCGTACGCGTACAACCTGCTCACCCGCCAGCAGGTAGAGGTCCTCCCCGTGGTCGAGGAGGGGCGGCTGGTCGGGCTGCTCTCGCTGATGGCCATTCTCGAGGCCAGAAACCAGGAGCGGGATCCGCTCACCGGCCTGCCTTGGGCCGCTGGGCTGCGGAGTTGGACCATGGCCGCGCTCGGCCGCGGCGAAGAGGTGGTGATCCTGTTCGTCGATATGGACAACTTCCGGATCGTCAACAAGGCCCTCGGGCACGTCGTCGGAGACGACATCGTCCGATCGGTGGCCTACCTGCTCGGCACCTGCGTGGACCGATCAACCGACTTTCTGTGTCGGTACGCCGGCGACGAATTCGCCATCGCCACGATCCGGAGGAGCGAGGACGCGCGGGCCCTGGCGCAGCGGCTGCGGGAGACCATCAGCCTCCCGGTGGAGATCGAGGGACGTGAGGAGCGGGTCACCGCGAGCGTGGGGCTGGCGGGGGGTCGCCGTGTAGAGCCGCGGACCGCCGCACACATCGCCTCGACGGTGGAGGACCTAATCACGCTGGCCAGCCGGGGATCCACGCTGGCGAAGGAATCCGGCAAGGGCATCATCCACCACAGTCGAAGCGGGGAGGAACGCGCCCTGCGCGCGGCCGGCCGGCGGGCCCCCGTCGTCGACGCGCGGTTTCGGATGGAGACCGCGGCCGTCACCACGGAGGCGCACCAGAGCACCGCTGTGGTGGGGCTAGGTCTGGGGAGCCGCACGGTCCGCGGAACGGCATCGGCTCGAGTTGTCGGACGCGGAGTGCCCTTTCTCGTGGCGGAGGCCACGCTGGGGGGGGTCGCGCAGGTGATCGGGGCCGAGTTCGGATTTCTGCTGGAGGATCTCTCCCTGTTGCCGTCCGAGGGCGAGACGGTCGCCGTGGCGATCCTGGCCGCGGGCGCCGCCTCGGCGGAGCGGTTGGTGGGGAGCGCCCGGGCCGCCGATCCGCATGTAGCCGTGGCGCGGGCGGTGCTGAACGCGCTCAACCGCCGCATCGGCCGCATGCTGGCCGACGCGCTCCGCGCCGGGCCGCCGCCCGACGGCAGCGTCCCCCAAGCGGTGGACCCCGCGGTCTTGTCAGGCGAGCGCGTTCCCCAGTCCTAACGCCGTCCGCCCGCGCCGGGAACCTCCCAGCGGCCCCGCGGGGACGGAGGCGAGGCCCGCTAGACCGTGCGGATCCGCGGGTCGAGAAGATCGCGCAGGCCGTCCCCCAGGAGGTTGAATCCGAGAACGGTCAGGGCGATCGCCACTCCAGGAAAGATCGCGATCCAAGGGTCGATCAACATGTACTGCCGCGCCGCGCTCAGCATCAGCCCCCACGACGCCGTGGGGGGTTGGGTGCCCAGGCCGAGGAAGCTCAGCGCCGCCTCCGTGAGGATCGCGGTCGACAGCGAGACCGTGGTTTGGACGATCAAGGGAGCGGAGATGTTCGGCAGAACGTGCCGGAGCATGATCTTCCAGTTGGGGACCCCCACCGCGCGCGCGGCCTCGATGTACGCGAGGTTCACCACGGCCAGGGTCGGCCCCCGCGCGATCCGGGCAAAGGTCGGCGCATAGACGATGCCGATCGCGATCATGGCGTTCGTGAGGCTGGGCCGGAGGATGCTCGTGATGGCGATCGCCAGGACGATCGCCGGGAGCGAGAACAGGACGTCCATCACCCGCATCAGGGCGTTGTCGACCCACCCCCCGTAGAACCCCGCCAGGATCCCCGAGGTCGCTCCGCCGGCGAGGGCAATGGACACGGCCAGGATCCCGACGTACAGCGACACCTGCGCTCCGAAGATCAGCCGGCTCAGTTCGTCCCGTCCCAGTTCATCCGTGCCGGCGAGAAACCCGGGCCCCGGCCGCAGCAGCGGTTGGGCGATCTGGGCGACCGGACTGTACGGCGCAATGAATTGCGCGGCGAGCGCCAAGAGGACGACCACGACGATGAGGACGGCGCCGATCGCCACGACGGGGCTGCGCCGCACCAGACGCCCCACTCCTCCCGACCGCGCCCGCATCGTGGGGGGCAGCGCGGGCGGCCGCAACGACTCCCCGAGTCCCAGCTCCGCCCTATCCATGTGCGGACCAGTCTCGTCGGCGCGCGGTCACGCCCCGCCGATCACTCATAGCGAATCCGCGGGTCGAGGTACAAGTAAGTGAGATCGACCAAAAGATTGGTGATGACGAAGGTGGCGGCGAACAGCATCACCGCCCCCTGTACCACGGGGTAGTCGCGCTGGTACACGCCGTTGAGGAGCGTCCACCCCAACCCCGGGAGCCCGAAGATCTGTTCGGTGATCACCGTTCCCCCGAGCAAGAACCCCATCTGCAGCCCGAGGACGGTGATGATGGGGATGAGCGCGTTGCGGAGCGCGTGCCGCAGGAGGACGACGCTGCCGGCCAGTCCCTTCGCCCGCGCCACCTTGACGTATTCCTGGCCGAGGACCTCGAGCATCGACGATCGGGTCATCCGGACGACGACCGCGGCGAGCCCGAGCGCCAGCGAGAGGACCGGCAGAAACATCTGCTGCAGGTTGACCCCAAGGTCTTGCCAGGGCGGGACAAAGATCAGAGCCGGCAGCCAGTGAAAGGCAAACGACGCGACGATGATCAGGACGACGGCGATCCAGAAATTTGGGATCGACAGCCCGAGCAGCCCAACGATCTGGAACAACATCTTCAGCCGCGCGCTGCGGGTGATGCTGGCGACGATTCCGAGCGGGAGGCCGAAGACGGTGACGCAGACCACCGTGAGCGTCGCGAGTTCGATCGTAATCGGCAGCCGGGAAATCAGGAGGCCGGCGACGGGCTGGCTGGTGCGGAACGACCATCCGAGGTTTCCGTGGAGCATGCTCCAGACCCACAGCGCGTACTGGATCGGGAGCGGCTTGTCCAGGCCGAAGGTGTGCAGCATGGCCCGCTGCTGCTCCGCGCTGAGCTGTCCTTCGGTTCCGGCCATGATCTCGACGATCGTGCCCGGGAGCAGCCGGATCAGGATGAAGATGAGCAGCGAGACTCCCAGCAGCGCCGCGGTCGTCCACAGCAGGCGTCGGAGGAGATACCGCATCGCCGCTCCGGCGGGCTACACGGTGCGGCGAACGCGCCACACCGTCTCCGGCCGCGCCCGGCACCGCGCGCTCAGCCGACCGCCCGAACCTGCCGGAGAAGGCGGTGGCGCCCCGCGATCGGTGAGGGCCTCCGGCGCGGCCGGCCCTCTAGCCGAGCCACGCCTTCTTCAGGAAGATGCGCCGCCCGGTGAACGATTGGGCGTACCCCTGCAGCTTGGTGGACAGCGCTTCAATGTTGAACTTCGCGTACCACCACCAGTTGGGCGACTCGTCGAGCAGGGTGCGCTGAATCTCGACGTAGAGGCTCCGGCGCTGATCGTGATTGAAGATCGACCGGGCCTGCTGCATCAGGGGATCCAGCTTCGCGTTCCGGTACCCCCCATCGTTGATCGTCCCCGCCGAATCGAAGTACGGGTAGATGTACCCGTCCGGATCGGGGCGGAAGGTGTTGGCCGAGGCGAAGAGCTCTCCGCCCTCCTTCCCGCCGGTCTTGAGCTCGGTGTTGTGGTCGCTGACGAACGTCCCCCATTCTTGCTGCACCACCTGCACGTCGATCCCCAGCTTCTTGAGGGAGTTCTGCACGACCAGCGTGGTGGCGACAAACTCGGGGTACTGGGGGGAGCATTTGATCTCGATTTTGAACCCACCGTTGGGGTACCCGGCCTCGGCCAGGAGTTTCTTGGCGCCCTCGACATCCGGTTTGTTAAAGGGCAAGAGCTTCGGGTCGAGGTACCAGTCCCCGTACCCGGTGGGCACCGGGCCCGAGGGCACCCCCGCGCCGTAGACGGCCTTTTGGATCACCTCGCTCGTGTCCACCGCCATCCGCATCGCCCGACGGACGCGGGCATCGTTGAGGGGTTTCTGCGACACGTTGATGTAGTGGAGCGACACCCAGGCGTTGGGGCTCTTGAGGACCGTGATCCCCGGGGCGCCTTTGAGCTGCGCTTCCCCCTGCGCGGTGACCGCCGCGTACTGCACCTGGCCGGCGCGCAGCGCCGCAAGGCGCGCGTTCTCCTCGGTCAGAATCTTGAACGTCATGCCGTCGAGGTACGGCAGCGGCTTGTCCCAGTAATCCGTGTGGCGCGCGTACGTGATGTGGTCCTGCGGGACGAACTCGACCAGCTTGAACGGCCCCGTGCCGATCGCCTTGATCTTGAGGTTCTCCCGTTCGGCGAGGCCCTTGGGCATGATCCCCGATGCGCGCATCCCGGCAAACGACCCCAGCAGGCCGGGATAGGGGTCCTTCATCGCGATCTGGATGGTGAGGGGGTCGACGATTTTCACCTCTTGGACCGAATCGAACCAGCTCTTCCACGGGGAGGCGGTCTTTGGATCCAGTACGCGATCGATGCTGTATTTTACGTCCTCCGAGGTCATCGTTTGGCCGTTGTGAAACTTCACGTTGGGGCGGAGGTGGAAGACATAGGTCTTCCCGCCGTTTTGGACCTCCCACTTCTGGGCCAGCGCGGGGATGATCGTGGTCTTCTCGTCGTACCCGGTGAGGCTCTCGTAGATGTGCTCGTAGCCCTGCACCGCCGAGAAGTTGGAGTTGGTGTGCGGATCCAAGCTCACCGGGTCGACCTCTTGGGCGGCGACGAGCATCCCCCCCTGCTTCGGCTGCGCGGCCGCACGCGCGGTGGGGAGCGCCAGGCGGCCGGCCCCCAGGGCGTTCAACCCGGCCAGCCCCCCGCCCAACGCCAGGCTGGTCCCCAGAAGCTGACGGCGGCTCCACTCGCCCCGATGCCCGCTCCGACCCTCTGTGTCGTCCATGGTTGACGCCTCCTCCGGGGGGCCCCTGGGTTGCCCGGTGCACGCCCGGTGTGATGCGGTGTAGGGTTCCATGGGCCGGGAAGGCGTTCCTCCCCGTTTCGCCCCTGGGGGGTCCCGACCCGCGGACGAGGAGAAGGAAACCGCGCCACAGAAGACCGGACCCCCATATGACCCCACCCCCCTCGGCCGTGGAGATGCGGGGGATCACGAAGCGGTTCCCCGGGTTGATCGCCAACGACGGCGTGAACTTTGAGCTCGCCCGCGGGGAGATTCACGCCCTGCTCGGCGAGAACGGGGCGGGCAAGTCCACCTTGATGAAGATCCTCTACGGGTTTTACCAACCGGACGAGGGGGAGGTGCGCATCCGGGGGATGCCGGTGCGGTTTCGATCCCCGCGCGACGCCCTGGCGAGCGGGCTCGGGATGGTCTTCCAGCAGTTCATGCTCGTTCCGTCCCTTTCGGTGACGGAAAACGTTCTGCTCAGCCTCCCCCGATCGGGGGTCCGCCTCGACCGGGGGGAGGCCTCCTCTCGGATCAGGGCCCTCGCCGTCCGATATGGGATGGCGGTCGAGCCGGCCGCGCGCGTCTGGCAGCTGAGCGTGGGGGAGCAGCAACGCGTCGAGATCCTCAAACTGCTGGCGCGCGGGGCCGAGATCTTGATTCTCGACGAGCCCACCGCGGTGCTCACCCCTCAGGTGGCGCGCGATCTCTTCTCGACGCTGCGCCGCTTGGCCGCCGAGGGCCGGGCGGTCGTCATCATCACCCACAAGCTCTCGGAGGTGATGGCGGTGGCCGATCGGGTCACGGTGCTGCGGGGCGGACGGCACGTCGCCACGGTGGAAACCGCCCGGACCACCCCCCGGGCGCTGGCGCGGATGATGGTCGGGCGTGAGTCGTTCGATCAGCTGACGCGCGATGCCGTCCCGGTCGGTCCAGAAGTGCTGGCGGTCGAAGACCTCCGGGGGCTGAACGACCGCGCGCTCCCTGCCCTCCGCGGGATCTCCCTCGCGGTGCACGCCGGCGAGGTGGTGGGCGTCGCCGGGGTCGCGGGGAACGGGCAGCGCGAACTCGGGGAGATCGTCGCGGGGCTGCGCCGCCCGACCGGAGGGCGGGTCCGCATCGATGGGCGGGATCGAACGCACACCACCGTCCTTGAGGTGCTTCGGAGCGGCGTGGGGCACATCCCCGAGGACCGGCTGGCGATGGGCGTGGCGCCGAACCTGAGCATCGAGGACAACCTGCTGCTCAAGGACTACCGGGCCCCGGAGTTTGGCCGAGGGCCGTTTCTCGACCGGCGCGCGGTCCGACGACACGCCAGCCGGCTGATCGCGGAGTTCGGCATCCGCACCCCGGACCCGCGGAACCCCGCCCGGACGCTGTCGGGCGGGAACCTCCAGCGCCTGATCCTGGCGCGTGAGATCGCGAATCGGCCCCGGCTGATTTTGGCGTTTCACCCGACGCGCGGGTTGGACGTGGGGGCGACGGAGACCGTGCACCAGATGATCTTGTCCCAGCGCCGCGCGGGAGCGGCGGTGCTGCTGATCTCCGAGGATCTCGACGAGATCCTGCTGCTGAGCGACCGCATCGCGGTGATCTACGCCGGGGCGCTCGTCGATACCGTTCGCGCCGGCGACGTGACCGTCGAGGAGTTGGGCCTGATGATGGCGGGGGTGCGGGGCCCCGCTGTGGAGGGGGAGGGTCCATCGTGATCTCGTTGATCCCCCGCGAACGCCAGGTCGGGTGGGCGGTCTGGGCGGTGCCCGCGCTCTCGATCCTGGCGGCGTTCATCGCCGGGGGGGTCGTCCTCGGTCTGGCGGGGGTCAGCCCCCTCGTTGCGTACGGGGAGCTGCTGAGCGATCCGTTTGGCAGTGGGTTCGGCCTGACCGAAACGCTGGTGAAGGCTACCCCGCTCATCCTGGCGGGGCTGGCGGTCCTCCTCCCCGCACGGATGAAGCTGTGGAACATCGGGGCCGAAGGCCAGCTTCAACTCGGGGCGATCGGCGCGAGCTACGTGGCGCTGTTCACGCCCCTGGGGCATTCCCCGGTGGCCGTTCCCGCTGTGATCCTGGCGGGGATGGCCGCGGGGGCGGCGTGGTGCCTGGTGCCCGCCGCCCTGCGCGCGTGGCTCAACGTGAACGAGACCATCACGACCCTGCTGCTCAACTACGTCGCGCTGCTGTGGGTCGACTACCTGATCTACGGGCCGTGGAGGGATCCCGCCAACCGTGGGTTTCCGCTGTCCGCGACCTTCCCTCCCGCGGCGAGGCTCCCGGTGCTGATTCCCGGCACTCGAGTCCATCTCGGCCTGCTGCTCGCCCTGGTGGCCGCAGGGGCGGTTTGGCTGGTGCTCACCCGGACCCGCTGGGGTCTGGAGATCCGCGTGATCGGCGACAACCCGGAGGCCGCGCGGTACGCCGGGATCAGTTTGGTCCGCAACACGCTGCTGGTCATGGGCGCCGCGGGGGCGCTCGCCGGACTCGCGGGCGTGGGGGAGGCGTCGGCGATCGCCGGGCGGCTGCAGCAGGGTCTCTCTCCCGGATACGGGTACACCGCGATCATCGTGGCCTGGCTGGCGAGGCTGAACCCGGTCGCGGTGCTCCTCGTGTCGGTCCTGCTCGGGGGTCTCTTCCTCGGCGGGGACGCGCTGCAGATCTCGCTCGGGCTGCCGATCGCGATGGTCAACATGCTGCAGGGATTGATCTTCTTTTTCGTGCTGGGAGGCGACGTGCTCGTCGGCTCTCGCGTCGCCATCGGACGGCGCGGGGCGGGACGCCCCCGGCCCGGGGGATCGTGATGGGCTTGGTGACCGTGGCCGTCCTCGCCGCGGCGGTGCGGGCGGGTACGCCCGTGCTGTTCGCGACGCTGGGCGAGATCATCGCGGAGCGGGCCGGGATCCTCAACCTCGGGGTCGAGGGCATGATGCTCGTGGGGGCGCTCGCGGGGTTCATCGTCACGTCCCGCACGGGAAACCCCTGGGCCGGGGCCGCCGCCGCCGGGGCGGTCGGAGGGGGCCTCAGCCTGATTCACGCATTTCTCAGCATCACCCTCCGCGCCAATCAGGTGGCGAGCGGGTTGGCCCTCACGATCTTCGGGACCGGGCTCTCCGCGTTCTTGGGCAAGGGGTACGTCGGCGTGCCGGCCGCCGGGTTCCAGCCCGCGTCGCTTCCGCTCCTCGACCGGATCCCCGTCCTCGGCCCGGCGCTCTTTCAGCAGGACGCGCTCGTCTACCTCAGCTACGTCGTCGTCCCCGCCGCATGGTACATCCTGTACCGCACCCGGTGGGGGCTCGAGATCCGGGCGGTCGGCGAGCGCCCAGAGGCCGCCGACGCGATGGGCATCGACGTGGCCCGCACGCGGTACGCTTGTGTCGCCGTCGGGGGGATCCTGGCCGGCCTCGGCGGCACGTTTCTGTCCACCGCCTACACCAGCATGTGGATCGAGAACATGACGGCCGGGCGGGGGTGGATCGCGGTGGCGCTCGTGATCTTCGCGACCTGGGACCCTCTGCGCGCGGTCGCGGGGGCCTATCTCTTTGGGGGGGTGAACGCCCTCCAACTGCACATCCAGGCCACCGGGACCACCCTGCCCACCTACCTCCTGCTCATGACGCCGTACGTGTTCACGATCGTGGTCCTGGTCGTCGCCACCCAAGAAACGGCGCGCAAGCGCCTCGGCGCCCCCGCGGCGTTGAGTGTGCCCTACAGCCGGTCGGGGTGAGATGCGATCCCGGAGGGGCTCGGCCATCCAAACGCGAACTTCGTAGGCGTGCGGTGCCGGAGGTGCGGCATCGGGGCACGGAGTGATCTCGCTCGGAGGAGGGAGAGGGATGAGCAGGTGGGGGCGGCTGATCGGGATGCTGCTTGTCGGACTGCTTGGGGTGACGGTGTCGACCGGGCCGGCGCCCGGCGCCGAGAAGCTGAAGGTCGCCTTCGTCTACGTGGGCCCCGTGGGCGACGCGGGATGGACCTACGAACACGATCAGGGGCGGCTGTACTTGGAGCGCCACGACCCCAACGTCACGACGACCAAGGTGGAGAGCGTCCCGGAGGGGGCGGATTCGGAGCGGGTGTTCACCGACCTCGCGCGCAAGGGATACAAACTGATCATCGGCACGTCG from bacterium harbors:
- a CDS encoding ABC transporter substrate-binding protein, whose amino-acid sequence is MDDTEGRSGHRGEWSRRQLLGTSLALGGGLAGLNALGAGRLALPTARAAAQPKQGGMLVAAQEVDPVSLDPHTNSNFSAVQGYEHIYESLTGYDEKTTIIPALAQKWEVQNGGKTYVFHLRPNVKFHNGQTMTSEDVKYSIDRVLDPKTASPWKSWFDSVQEVKIVDPLTIQIAMKDPYPGLLGSFAGMRASGIMPKGLAERENLKIKAIGTGPFKLVEFVPQDHITYARHTDYWDKPLPYLDGMTFKILTEENARLAALRAGQVQYAAVTAQGEAQLKGAPGITVLKSPNAWVSLHYINVSQKPLNDARVRRAMRMAVDTSEVIQKAVYGAGVPSGPVPTGYGDWYLDPKLLPFNKPDVEGAKKLLAEAGYPNGGFKIEIKCSPQYPEFVATTLVVQNSLKKLGIDVQVVQQEWGTFVSDHNTELKTGGKEGGELFASANTFRPDPDGYIYPYFDSAGTINDGGYRNAKLDPLMQQARSIFNHDQRRSLYVEIQRTLLDESPNWWWYAKFNIEALSTKLQGYAQSFTGRRIFLKKAWLG
- a CDS encoding ABC transporter ATP-binding protein, which encodes MRGITKRFPGLIANDGVNFELARGEIHALLGENGAGKSTLMKILYGFYQPDEGEVRIRGMPVRFRSPRDALASGLGMVFQQFMLVPSLSVTENVLLSLPRSGVRLDRGEASSRIRALAVRYGMAVEPAARVWQLSVGEQQRVEILKLLARGAEILILDEPTAVLTPQVARDLFSTLRRLAAEGRAVVIITHKLSEVMAVADRVTVLRGGRHVATVETARTTPRALARMMVGRESFDQLTRDAVPVGPEVLAVEDLRGLNDRALPALRGISLAVHAGEVVGVAGVAGNGQRELGEIVAGLRRPTGGRVRIDGRDRTHTTVLEVLRSGVGHIPEDRLAMGVAPNLSIEDNLLLKDYRAPEFGRGPFLDRRAVRRHASRLIAEFGIRTPDPRNPARTLSGGNLQRLILAREIANRPRLILAFHPTRGLDVGATETVHQMILSQRRAGAAVLLISEDLDEILLLSDRIAVIYAGALVDTVRAGDVTVEELGLMMAGVRGPAVEGEGPS
- a CDS encoding ABC transporter permease — encoded protein: MISLIPRERQVGWAVWAVPALSILAAFIAGGVVLGLAGVSPLVAYGELLSDPFGSGFGLTETLVKATPLILAGLAVLLPARMKLWNIGAEGQLQLGAIGASYVALFTPLGHSPVAVPAVILAGMAAGAAWCLVPAALRAWLNVNETITTLLLNYVALLWVDYLIYGPWRDPANRGFPLSATFPPAARLPVLIPGTRVHLGLLLALVAAGAVWLVLTRTRWGLEIRVIGDNPEAARYAGISLVRNTLLVMGAAGALAGLAGVGEASAIAGRLQQGLSPGYGYTAIIVAWLARLNPVAVLLVSVLLGGLFLGGDALQISLGLPIAMVNMLQGLIFFFVLGGDVLVGSRVAIGRRGAGRPRPGGS
- a CDS encoding ABC transporter permease; this translates as MGLVTVAVLAAAVRAGTPVLFATLGEIIAERAGILNLGVEGMMLVGALAGFIVTSRTGNPWAGAAAAGAVGGGLSLIHAFLSITLRANQVASGLALTIFGTGLSAFLGKGYVGVPAAGFQPASLPLLDRIPVLGPALFQQDALVYLSYVVVPAAWYILYRTRWGLEIRAVGERPEAADAMGIDVARTRYACVAVGGILAGLGGTFLSTAYTSMWIENMTAGRGWIAVALVIFATWDPLRAVAGAYLFGGVNALQLHIQATGTTLPTYLLLMTPYVFTIVVLVVATQETARKRLGAPAALSVPYSRSG